In Streptomyces sp. DG2A-72, one genomic interval encodes:
- a CDS encoding long-chain-fatty-acid--CoA ligase: MTPPSAARATTPHPRNSGLRVDLNLAAAVARNARYQGDSVVISYPGGDLTYAELDDRAARLATVLADGGIGDGDRVAYLGLNSSSFLVTLLAAHRLGVVFVPVNFRLAEAELEAVLVRSGATALVCEEGHREAVDKVRARTALARFLLVDDDPEAPADTGTAGWEPWAALLTAAAPSSSIAAKSADDPAILMFTSGTTGTPKGVVLTHGNVFWNAVNVELRLDTRPGDVTYAAAPLFHIGALNSFVLRTLVRGGTVVIRRGFDPKACLDDLVTHKVNSMFGVAQMFAALARQPGLFEQDLSHLRSIVVAGAPVPPSLIELYAEHGVLLQQAWGLTETAPFATHLPVERTLDKIGSAGIPMPFTEVRVVDAASNAPLKPGEPGEIVVRGPNVTAGYWNNPEANSAAFDEEGWFHSGDIGYLDEDGCLYIVDRLKDMIISGGENVYPAEVERALASMPGVVDVAVVGVPDEQWGETVAAVISLDGTTEITLEAVHAYAAGKLARYKLPRSLKLVPTVPRNASGKLDKVSIRRLADEGN, encoded by the coding sequence GTGACCCCGCCTTCCGCCGCCAGAGCCACGACCCCACACCCACGCAACTCAGGCCTGCGGGTCGACCTCAACCTGGCCGCCGCCGTCGCGCGCAACGCCCGCTACCAGGGCGACAGTGTCGTCATCAGCTACCCGGGCGGAGACCTCACCTACGCCGAACTCGACGACAGGGCCGCCCGTCTGGCCACGGTCCTGGCCGACGGCGGCATCGGTGACGGCGACCGAGTCGCCTACCTCGGCCTCAACAGCAGCTCCTTCCTCGTCACGCTGCTGGCCGCCCACCGGCTGGGAGTCGTCTTCGTCCCGGTCAACTTCCGGTTGGCCGAAGCCGAGTTGGAGGCCGTCCTCGTCCGCAGCGGCGCCACCGCTCTCGTCTGCGAGGAAGGGCACCGCGAAGCCGTCGACAAGGTGCGCGCAAGGACCGCGCTCGCCCGCTTCCTCCTGGTGGACGACGACCCCGAGGCGCCGGCCGACACGGGCACCGCGGGCTGGGAACCCTGGGCAGCCCTCCTCACAGCCGCCGCCCCCTCGTCCTCCATCGCCGCCAAGTCCGCCGACGACCCGGCGATCCTGATGTTCACCTCCGGCACCACGGGCACGCCCAAGGGCGTCGTCCTGACCCACGGCAACGTCTTCTGGAACGCGGTGAACGTCGAACTCCGCCTCGACACCCGCCCCGGCGACGTCACGTATGCCGCCGCACCCCTCTTCCACATCGGCGCCCTGAACAGCTTCGTGCTCCGCACACTGGTGCGCGGCGGCACGGTGGTGATCAGACGTGGGTTCGACCCGAAGGCGTGTCTCGACGACCTGGTCACCCACAAGGTCAACTCCATGTTCGGCGTGGCCCAGATGTTCGCCGCCCTCGCACGCCAACCAGGCCTGTTCGAACAGGACTTGAGCCACCTGCGGTCGATCGTGGTCGCCGGCGCACCGGTGCCGCCCTCGCTCATCGAGCTCTACGCCGAGCACGGCGTACTGCTCCAGCAGGCGTGGGGCCTGACCGAGACGGCGCCGTTTGCCACGCACCTGCCCGTCGAGCGCACCCTGGACAAGATCGGCTCCGCAGGCATCCCCATGCCGTTCACCGAGGTCCGGGTTGTCGACGCGGCCAGCAACGCCCCTCTGAAGCCCGGTGAACCGGGAGAGATCGTCGTCCGAGGCCCCAACGTCACCGCCGGGTACTGGAACAACCCGGAGGCGAACAGCGCCGCGTTCGACGAGGAGGGCTGGTTCCACTCGGGCGACATCGGCTACCTCGACGAGGACGGCTGCCTGTACATCGTCGACCGACTCAAGGACATGATCATCAGCGGCGGGGAGAACGTGTATCCGGCGGAGGTCGAGCGCGCGCTGGCCTCCATGCCCGGTGTGGTCGACGTCGCGGTCGTCGGTGTGCCCGACGAGCAGTGGGGCGAGACCGTGGCGGCCGTCATCAGCCTCGACGGCACGACGGAGATCACACTGGAGGCCGTACACGCGTACGCGGCGGGGAAGCTGGCCCGCTACAAGCTGCCCCGGAGCCTGAAGCTCGTGCCCACCGTCCCGAGGAACGCCTCCGGAAAGCTGGACAAGGTCAGCATCCGACGCCTGGCCGACGAGGGGAACTGA
- the hcaB gene encoding 3-(cis-5,6-dihydroxycyclohexa-1,3-dien-1-yl)propanoate dehydrogenase, whose amino-acid sequence MSDGWLDGNAALITGGGTGIGRAVAERFLAEGASVTIMGRRKEQLDEVAAVASHPSRVHTVAGDVRDSESLHAAVAETVDRFGKLDTLVANAGVWDYQRQLTRLSGAELGTAFDEIFSINVKGYVLAAEAAWRELVKTRGSIVMTLSNASFYVNGGGPLYTASKHACLGLMRELAYELAPKVRVNGVACGGMNTDLRGPEGLGLADRSISASFAKKGPDTPPPPIPLHDSSTDPRDFTGSYVLLASRAQSGPITGHAINVDGGIGVRGFATAAGGDHL is encoded by the coding sequence ATGAGCGACGGCTGGCTGGACGGAAACGCCGCCCTGATCACCGGCGGCGGTACCGGCATCGGCCGGGCGGTCGCCGAACGCTTCCTCGCCGAGGGCGCCTCGGTCACCATCATGGGGCGCCGCAAGGAGCAGCTGGACGAGGTCGCGGCCGTCGCCTCCCACCCGTCCCGCGTCCACACCGTCGCCGGGGACGTGCGCGACTCCGAGAGCCTGCACGCCGCCGTCGCCGAGACCGTCGACCGCTTCGGCAAGCTCGACACCCTCGTCGCGAACGCCGGCGTGTGGGACTACCAGCGCCAGCTCACCCGGCTCAGCGGCGCGGAACTGGGCACGGCCTTCGACGAGATCTTCTCGATCAACGTCAAGGGCTACGTCCTCGCGGCGGAGGCGGCCTGGCGCGAGCTGGTCAAGACGCGCGGAAGCATCGTCATGACGCTCTCCAACGCCTCCTTCTACGTCAACGGCGGCGGCCCCCTCTACACCGCGAGCAAACACGCCTGCCTGGGCCTGATGCGCGAACTCGCCTACGAACTCGCCCCGAAGGTCCGCGTCAACGGCGTGGCCTGCGGCGGCATGAACACCGACCTGCGCGGGCCCGAGGGACTGGGCCTGGCCGACCGGTCGATCTCGGCGTCCTTCGCGAAGAAGGGTCCGGACACCCCGCCGCCCCCCATCCCGCTGCACGACTCCAGCACGGATCCACGCGACTTCACCGGCTCCTACGTGCTGCTCGCCTCCCGTGCCCAGAGCGGTCCGATCACCGGACACGCGATCAATGTCGACGGAGGCATAGGCGTACGCGGGTTCGCCACTGCCGCCGGCGGCGACCACCTCTGA
- a CDS encoding alpha/beta fold hydrolase, producing MNTSLGEIAVAEVGEGPVLVMLHGGGPGASGVSNYRQNLPALAEHFRVILPDQPGFGGSYRPTAEDLGERSITEITVDALYQALDALGIDTFHLLGNSLGGAAAIAMAQQRPERVTRLVLMAPGGGWLPFGPTPTEGQKEMFRYYNGGGPSEKKMAAFIRTMVYDHKQFGEDVVRARYKSSLDESHIAFYHLYNAAFAKRGGMDPLWRDLHKIKAPTLLLWGRDDRTITLEGAQLMLKQIRDVQLHVFGKCGHWVQLERQREFDTLVTGFLGERA from the coding sequence GTGAACACGTCACTCGGCGAGATCGCCGTGGCCGAGGTCGGAGAAGGCCCCGTGCTGGTGATGCTGCACGGCGGCGGCCCCGGCGCCTCCGGCGTCAGCAACTACCGCCAGAACCTCCCCGCGCTGGCCGAGCACTTCCGTGTGATCCTGCCCGACCAGCCGGGTTTCGGGGGTAGTTACCGACCCACGGCCGAGGATCTGGGCGAGCGCTCCATCACCGAGATCACCGTGGACGCCCTCTACCAAGCCCTCGACGCGCTCGGCATCGACACCTTCCACCTGCTGGGCAACAGCCTCGGCGGCGCCGCCGCCATCGCCATGGCCCAGCAGCGCCCGGAGCGCGTCACCCGGCTCGTGCTGATGGCCCCCGGCGGCGGCTGGCTGCCCTTCGGCCCCACGCCCACCGAGGGCCAGAAGGAGATGTTCCGCTACTACAACGGCGGCGGACCCAGCGAGAAGAAGATGGCCGCCTTCATCCGCACCATGGTCTACGACCACAAGCAGTTCGGCGAGGACGTCGTCCGCGCACGCTACAAGTCCTCCCTCGACGAGAGCCACATCGCCTTCTACCACCTCTACAACGCGGCCTTCGCCAAGCGCGGCGGCATGGACCCCCTCTGGCGCGACCTGCACAAGATCAAGGCGCCGACCCTGCTGCTCTGGGGCCGCGATGACCGGACGATCACTCTCGAAGGCGCCCAGCTGATGCTCAAGCAGATCCGCGACGTGCAGCTGCACGTGTTCGGCAAGTGCGGCCACTGGGTCCAGCTGGAGCGCCAGCGGGAGTTCGACACGCTGGTCACCGGTTTCCTCGGGGAGCGGGCATGA